One segment of Novipirellula aureliae DNA contains the following:
- a CDS encoding FAD-dependent oxidoreductase — protein MGTKNAEWHWHDGDVVTVGDKATIALHDLTGFEGRCEAILFCRDVDFEPSNESAALTAFRRKLLGLPDYPDDGGNFDLIVVGGGLAGTCAALSAARNGLTVALVQNRPVLGGNGSSEVRVWPEGKTCVDPYPHVGNIVEEILPQLGKKASRTKRPPNRLQS, from the coding sequence TTGGGAACCAAAAACGCTGAATGGCATTGGCATGATGGCGATGTCGTGACGGTGGGGGATAAGGCAACGATTGCCTTGCATGACTTAACGGGTTTTGAAGGACGCTGCGAAGCGATCCTGTTTTGCAGGGACGTTGATTTTGAGCCTAGCAATGAAAGTGCGGCGCTGACTGCATTCCGCCGAAAGCTACTTGGTTTACCGGATTATCCTGATGATGGCGGGAACTTTGACCTCATTGTGGTCGGAGGCGGATTGGCCGGCACCTGTGCAGCACTCTCAGCGGCTCGTAACGGATTAACGGTGGCACTCGTACAAAATCGTCCCGTTCTGGGCGGAAATGGCAGCTCCGAAGTGCGTGTCTGGCCGGAAGGGAAAACTTGCGTGGACCCCTATCCACATGTCGGTAACATCGTGGAAGAGATTCTTCCGCAGCTCGGCAAGAAAGCATCTCGCACCAAACGCCCTCCGAATCGATTACAATCTTAG
- a CDS encoding sulfatase-like hydrolase/transferase, translated as MMNKYVCSILIASMTLGFSGLYAAEPSKPNIIFIMCDDLGYGQIGAYGQKMIQTPRIDQMAQEGLLLTDYYSGTSVCAPSRAALMTGHHVGHTFIRGNHEIRSEIPQENGQLPIPDATITVAEKMKEAGYVTALVGKWGLGFPGSEGDPMKQGFDFFAGYNCQRHAHNYYPGWVWRNKEVIELGAKGTAEGYSHYFLTREARSFISENRDKPFFLYLAYTIPHSHLEIPADEPCYTMYQDKNWPQPQKIHAGMISLMDKDVGGIMDLLKELGIDKRTLVVFTSDNGPHQEGGAKPSFFQDSGPLRGIKRDMYEGGVRVPFVAWWPGVIEPGRRSDHIGAHWDLMPTACELASVPPPPNIDGISYVPLLKGNENSQPKHPYVYFELHRPDKRGLRRGDWVALQPVTSNADPDIDPIELYNLKEDLAQKQNLASQYPEKVSEFKKWMIEAHTPSKEFPFKAVVPGVKKNKAGSAANTINSETVFFHDRKPTGKRLPKRGWKVVTVSSESAFNGRTAATTIDENPDTWWHTQFKPSTVPHPHELVIDLQQTAQIDGLGCRARNDGIGTGTLSQFEVYISNDLQSFTKVAAVEFASPPAHCVVAFTPVKARYVKLKTLDSGNGRFACVAEIDLYGSEN; from the coding sequence ATGATGAATAAATATGTATGCAGTATCTTGATCGCGAGTATGACATTGGGATTCAGTGGGCTGTATGCCGCTGAACCGTCGAAACCCAACATCATCTTTATCATGTGCGATGACCTGGGCTACGGCCAAATCGGCGCCTACGGCCAGAAGATGATCCAGACACCACGAATTGATCAGATGGCCCAGGAAGGCTTGTTACTAACGGACTACTATAGTGGCACGTCCGTCTGTGCCCCTTCGCGTGCGGCACTGATGACCGGGCACCATGTCGGGCATACCTTCATTCGTGGCAACCATGAAATCAGATCGGAAATCCCGCAAGAAAACGGGCAACTACCGATCCCTGATGCAACCATCACCGTCGCTGAAAAGATGAAAGAGGCGGGTTACGTCACCGCATTGGTGGGCAAGTGGGGATTGGGCTTTCCAGGCAGCGAGGGTGACCCCATGAAGCAGGGCTTTGATTTCTTTGCAGGATACAACTGCCAGCGTCACGCACACAACTATTACCCCGGCTGGGTATGGCGGAATAAGGAGGTGATCGAACTCGGCGCGAAAGGTACCGCAGAGGGCTACAGTCATTATTTTCTAACCCGCGAGGCACGGTCGTTCATTTCAGAAAATAGAGACAAACCGTTCTTTCTCTATCTGGCCTATACCATTCCGCACTCCCACCTCGAGATCCCAGCGGACGAACCATGTTACACGATGTACCAGGACAAAAACTGGCCACAGCCGCAGAAGATTCATGCCGGGATGATCTCGTTAATGGATAAAGATGTGGGCGGCATCATGGATCTGCTGAAAGAACTGGGAATTGATAAACGCACACTGGTGGTTTTCACCAGCGATAACGGGCCGCACCAAGAAGGAGGAGCGAAACCGAGCTTCTTTCAAGACAGTGGCCCGCTACGTGGCATCAAACGTGACATGTACGAGGGCGGCGTCCGCGTTCCCTTCGTGGCTTGGTGGCCAGGTGTGATTGAGCCTGGGCGACGCAGTGATCATATCGGCGCCCACTGGGATCTAATGCCGACCGCGTGCGAGCTTGCGAGTGTGCCTCCACCCCCGAACATCGATGGGATCAGCTATGTGCCGCTATTGAAGGGAAACGAAAATAGTCAACCCAAGCATCCGTATGTTTACTTCGAGCTTCATCGTCCTGATAAACGGGGCCTGCGTCGTGGCGACTGGGTAGCTTTGCAACCGGTGACTTCAAACGCAGATCCAGACATCGATCCCATTGAACTCTACAATCTCAAAGAAGATCTTGCGCAGAAGCAGAACCTAGCGAGTCAATACCCCGAGAAAGTTTCGGAGTTCAAAAAATGGATGATTGAAGCTCACACGCCATCGAAAGAATTTCCATTCAAAGCCGTCGTGCCGGGGGTGAAAAAGAACAAGGCGGGATCAGCGGCGAATACAATAAATAGCGAGACCGTTTTCTTCCATGATCGGAAACCGACTGGCAAACGACTCCCCAAACGAGGCTGGAAGGTTGTGACGGTCAGTAGTGAATCGGCTTTTAATGGCCGCACGGCGGCGACGACGATCGACGAGAACCCCGACACATGGTGGCACACGCAATTCAAACCGTCCACCGTTCCGCATCCCCACGAGTTGGTGATTGATCTCCAGCAAACCGCTCAAATCGATGGGTTAGGCTGTCGCGCCCGCAATGACGGCATCGGCACCGGTACTCTCTCTCAATTCGAGGTATATATTTCAAACGACTTGCAATCTTTCACCAAAGTGGCCGCAGTCGAGTTTGCCAGTCCGCCGGCACATTGCGTGGTTGCCTTCACACCCGTCAAGGCACGCTATGTGAAATTGAAAACTCTGGACAGCGGTAACGGAAGATTTGCCTGCGTCGCGGAAATCGATCTGTATGGATCGGAAAATTGA
- a CDS encoding sulfatase-like hydrolase/transferase has product MKSITLFLALTFITTASAADRPNILFIIADDQSPFDLKAYEPNSILNTPNIDRLAAEGMVFDAAHQMGAWCGGVCTPSRHMVMSGRTLWHIPDKTTPGRSPLSADPKYVPTDLPNHTMAAVFNRAGYDTMRTCKRGNSYAAANKQFTVVHDATKRGGTDETGSAWHAEQVLAYLEDRQGSTDNNPFLIYFGFSHPHDTRDGKPELLEKYGAVNHRDKNTLPAADPKQPPLPANYLPVHPFNNTDMNVRDEVRVSGVWDKRDERTIRNELGREFACSENIDIQIGRVLEKLESMGELDNTYIVYTSDHGMAIGRHGLQGKQNLYEHTFRVPLIVKGPGIKPGSRAKGNIYLLDVLATICDLSGIEAPDTCEGSSFKPVLEGQTEAVRDVLYGAYCGGDKPGMRCVKKGDWKLIKYESTKDGVKMTQLFNLAENPYELLPEHHVSDVIALTKATPKPNQTNLATDPSYSEKLAEMEALLLAQMRSHDDPYRFSDQPDDGRNNPTGFDDPRAASTLPR; this is encoded by the coding sequence ATGAAATCCATCACACTATTCTTAGCGCTCACGTTCATCACGACCGCATCCGCTGCGGACCGTCCCAACATTCTGTTTATCATCGCCGACGATCAATCGCCCTTTGATCTGAAGGCCTATGAACCGAACTCAATCCTGAACACCCCCAATATCGACCGTCTCGCTGCCGAAGGAATGGTCTTTGATGCGGCGCATCAGATGGGTGCATGGTGCGGCGGTGTTTGTACTCCGTCAAGGCACATGGTCATGTCCGGTCGTACGCTTTGGCACATTCCCGACAAGACGACGCCGGGGCGGAGTCCTTTGTCGGCCGATCCCAAGTACGTGCCCACCGACTTGCCCAATCACACGATGGCAGCCGTCTTCAATCGCGCAGGCTACGACACGATGCGCACCTGCAAGAGAGGGAACAGCTACGCGGCAGCCAATAAGCAATTCACTGTCGTTCACGATGCGACCAAACGAGGCGGCACCGACGAAACCGGCAGCGCGTGGCACGCCGAGCAAGTGCTCGCGTATCTTGAAGATCGCCAAGGATCGACCGACAACAATCCATTCCTGATCTACTTCGGATTCTCTCATCCGCACGACACCCGCGACGGCAAACCCGAACTGCTCGAAAAATACGGCGCGGTGAACCACCGCGACAAGAATACTCTTCCCGCTGCGGATCCCAAACAACCGCCACTACCTGCAAACTACTTGCCAGTTCATCCGTTCAACAATACAGACATGAACGTACGAGATGAAGTAAGGGTTAGTGGCGTCTGGGATAAACGCGATGAGCGCACGATTCGCAATGAACTGGGACGTGAGTTTGCCTGTAGCGAGAACATCGACATTCAGATCGGGCGAGTGCTTGAGAAATTAGAGTCGATGGGCGAGCTCGACAACACCTACATCGTCTACACGTCCGACCACGGCATGGCGATCGGTCGCCACGGGCTGCAGGGCAAACAGAATCTTTACGAGCATACCTTCCGCGTCCCGCTGATTGTCAAAGGTCCAGGCATCAAGCCTGGTTCACGCGCGAAGGGTAACATCTACCTACTCGACGTCCTGGCGACGATCTGTGACCTCAGCGGTATCGAAGCTCCCGATACCTGCGAAGGTTCCAGTTTCAAACCGGTCCTCGAAGGCCAGACGGAAGCGGTCCGTGATGTGCTTTACGGAGCCTACTGCGGCGGCGACAAGCCTGGCATGCGCTGCGTCAAGAAGGGTGATTGGAAACTAATCAAGTACGAATCGACGAAGGACGGCGTGAAAATGACTCAGCTCTTCAATCTGGCTGAGAACCCGTACGAACTGTTGCCCGAGCACCACGTTTCCGATGTGATTGCGCTAACGAAAGCCACTCCGAAGCCCAACCAAACGAACCTCGCCACCGATCCAAGCTATAGCGAAAAACTAGCAGAGATGGAAGCACTGCTCTTGGCCCAAATGCGCAGCCACGACGATCCGTACCGCTTCTCAGACCAACCGGATGACGGGCGGAATAATCCCACCGGCTTTGACGACCCACGTGCGGCATCGACACTACCTCGCTAA
- a CDS encoding sulfatase family protein: protein MALTLTTAQAEKPNIVFVLCDDLGYGDIHCLNPERGKIPTPGVDRLAKEGMVFTDAHSGSSVCTPTRYGLMTGRYSWRTRLQSGVVQGFAPCLIAPDRPTVASFLKEQGYQTAIIGKWHLNFQYQDPQSSETLTRKGNRGGLPPVGSKIPDGPLAHGFDFYHGFHHAGDMKAVIENDEVILHEDEINMLPRLTREAVGYIDERAKTPGTPFFLYVPFGSPHSPIVPTKEWQGRSGLGKYGDFVMQTDDGFAQILSALDRNGLTENTLVVFSTDNGCSKAAGIPALQKQGHFPSADFRGSKADIWDGGHHVPFVVRWPGKVAAGSTCDQTLCLTDLFATCAELTEQPLPAGAAEDSVSFLPALKGEPIVSTRSGVIHHSISGHFAYRMGKWKLCLAKASGGWTAPKEKHAPEGSPVAQLYDMEADPGETNNLYTAHPEVAQRLLKQMEMDIERGRSTAGTDLKNDVDNIILWKSGK, encoded by the coding sequence ATGGCACTTACCCTAACGACTGCTCAGGCGGAGAAGCCAAATATTGTGTTTGTTCTCTGCGATGACCTGGGGTACGGCGACATCCATTGCCTCAATCCCGAACGGGGAAAGATCCCCACACCGGGAGTGGATCGGCTCGCCAAAGAAGGCATGGTCTTCACCGATGCCCATTCCGGTTCATCCGTTTGCACGCCTACGCGTTACGGTCTGATGACCGGACGATACAGTTGGCGTACTCGTTTGCAAAGCGGTGTGGTTCAAGGCTTTGCGCCCTGTCTGATCGCGCCGGATCGTCCGACCGTGGCCAGCTTTCTGAAAGAGCAGGGATACCAGACTGCCATCATCGGGAAATGGCACCTCAATTTTCAGTATCAAGACCCTCAGTCCAGCGAGACGTTGACGAGGAAGGGAAACAGGGGGGGGCTACCTCCGGTTGGTAGCAAAATCCCGGACGGACCGCTCGCCCATGGCTTCGACTTCTACCATGGTTTTCATCACGCCGGTGACATGAAAGCCGTGATTGAGAACGACGAAGTGATTCTGCATGAGGACGAGATCAACATGCTGCCGCGTTTGACACGCGAAGCCGTTGGCTACATTGATGAGCGAGCCAAGACTCCCGGAACGCCGTTCTTTCTCTACGTACCCTTTGGTTCCCCTCACTCTCCGATCGTTCCGACGAAAGAATGGCAGGGGAGAAGCGGTCTCGGCAAATATGGTGACTTTGTGATGCAGACCGACGATGGGTTCGCTCAAATTCTGAGTGCACTTGATCGCAACGGTTTGACCGAGAACACGCTCGTTGTTTTCAGCACTGATAATGGATGCTCCAAAGCCGCGGGCATTCCGGCATTGCAAAAGCAAGGACATTTTCCCAGTGCGGATTTTCGTGGTTCAAAGGCGGACATTTGGGACGGCGGACATCATGTTCCATTTGTTGTCCGCTGGCCGGGCAAGGTCGCTGCTGGTTCCACTTGCGATCAAACACTTTGCCTGACGGATCTGTTTGCGACCTGCGCGGAATTGACCGAGCAGCCACTTCCGGCTGGGGCGGCGGAAGATAGCGTCAGCTTCCTGCCAGCGCTCAAGGGTGAGCCGATTGTTTCCACTCGCAGCGGAGTGATCCATCACTCTATAAGCGGGCACTTCGCCTATCGTATGGGAAAATGGAAGCTCTGTTTGGCCAAGGCTTCCGGTGGTTGGACGGCACCGAAAGAAAAGCATGCGCCGGAAGGCAGCCCTGTCGCCCAGCTCTACGACATGGAAGCGGATCCCGGTGAAACCAACAATCTCTATACGGCTCATCCCGAAGTGGCTCAGCGTCTACTCAAGCAAATGGAGATGGATATCGAACGCGGACGCAGTACTGCTGGCACCGATCTAAAAAATGACGTCGACAACATCATTCTATGGAAGAGTGGGAAATAA
- a CDS encoding alpha-L-fucosidase, whose translation MHLRIIGFVAGLFFAVSCSFADESIKIPADYAPSESPSGQQTYANLPINPAGINVVSGNLGNDGSHFRNEFRNHMNLWMTAKGPGPHSIEWKLQVPEDGDYEVSALVSGKGARLAWTCNGEKQDSAALNAIMSQGWDRVNLGTLRLKAGENSLRLMVENANGFKFDALELVQPVVKADLLKEALAMRQKPDWFKNAGYGLMFQWTNRATPPKGSIKPWEEKVNDFDLEGFVDMVEETGAAYVLWSITWGQQYISAPIQSLDAIIAGRTTKRDLLGEMADALQARGIKLIFYYHYGYDCNHSIDADWMKASGGYEADKTELYQNWMSIVSEIGDRYGEKLHGWWFDGGQRYYNCHFDNTPGDQGILSAPFKELTQAAKKGNPERVVAYNSWVKPRLTEYQDYYAGEGAHVSGSLDEGTFPSGPQQGLLAHGCFIFEKRWGHIEPDTIITKPKFTLPKLTAMIKNAQKEQFPLSINLEMYEDGSVSPDSVALLKQLKDAVRRP comes from the coding sequence GTGCATCTAAGAATCATTGGTTTCGTGGCGGGATTGTTTTTCGCTGTGAGTTGTTCCTTTGCGGACGAGTCGATCAAAATCCCGGCGGACTATGCACCGAGCGAATCGCCTTCGGGGCAACAGACCTATGCCAATCTTCCGATCAATCCGGCGGGGATCAACGTCGTGTCGGGTAACCTCGGCAACGATGGGTCCCACTTCCGCAATGAATTCAGGAACCACATGAACCTGTGGATGACGGCAAAAGGACCTGGTCCTCATTCGATCGAGTGGAAACTGCAAGTTCCTGAGGATGGAGATTATGAAGTCAGCGCCTTGGTGTCGGGGAAGGGAGCTCGTTTGGCATGGACGTGCAATGGAGAAAAACAGGATTCCGCAGCGTTAAATGCCATCATGTCTCAGGGCTGGGATCGGGTCAACCTTGGAACACTTCGCTTAAAAGCCGGCGAAAATTCACTTCGATTGATGGTTGAGAATGCCAATGGGTTTAAGTTCGACGCACTCGAATTGGTTCAACCTGTGGTCAAAGCCGACCTGCTCAAAGAAGCGTTGGCGATGCGGCAGAAACCCGATTGGTTCAAGAATGCCGGCTATGGATTAATGTTTCAGTGGACGAACCGGGCGACGCCGCCCAAGGGATCGATCAAGCCGTGGGAAGAAAAGGTCAATGACTTCGACCTCGAAGGCTTCGTTGATATGGTTGAGGAAACAGGCGCAGCGTACGTGCTTTGGTCGATCACTTGGGGACAACAATACATCTCGGCTCCAATCCAATCGTTGGATGCGATCATCGCGGGACGTACGACGAAGCGGGATTTGCTCGGCGAAATGGCGGACGCCCTGCAAGCGCGGGGCATCAAGCTAATCTTCTACTATCATTACGGCTATGACTGCAATCACAGCATCGATGCCGATTGGATGAAAGCCTCGGGTGGTTACGAAGCGGACAAAACCGAGCTTTATCAGAATTGGATGTCGATCGTATCGGAGATCGGTGACCGTTACGGAGAGAAGCTCCACGGGTGGTGGTTTGATGGCGGCCAGCGCTATTACAACTGCCACTTCGACAACACGCCGGGCGATCAGGGAATTCTATCGGCACCGTTCAAGGAACTGACTCAAGCAGCCAAGAAAGGTAATCCTGAGCGAGTCGTCGCCTATAACTCCTGGGTCAAACCCCGCTTGACGGAATACCAGGACTACTATGCAGGTGAAGGGGCGCATGTATCGGGAAGCTTGGACGAGGGAACTTTTCCTTCTGGCCCCCAACAAGGATTGTTAGCCCATGGTTGTTTTATTTTCGAGAAGAGATGGGGGCACATTGAGCCGGATACCATCATTACAAAACCCAAATTCACCTTGCCAAAACTGACGGCGATGATCAAGAACGCACAAAAAGAGCAATTCCCGCTGTCGATCAATCTAGAGATGTATGAGGACGGTTCGGTCTCTCCGGATTCCGTTGCTTTGCTAAAGCAACTCAAAGACGCAGTCCGTAGACCGTGA
- a CDS encoding alpha/beta hydrolase, producing MKRLLMLFICAALQVATNADELRPDRELLYKTVDEVGLKLHVFEPADLKPSDQRSAIVFFFGGGWSGGDPKQFYQHARELADQGMVAFSAEYRVKSRNQTSPFECVKDGKSAIRWVREHAAELGVDPNRIVASGGSAGGHVAICTGVIEGCEEAGENLEVHSRPNLMIAFNPVLDTTAKGFGVQRFKPEQQTDLSPCHHVHKGIAPTILFHGTKDTTVPFENAERFAKLMNDAGNVCVLVPFEGKSHGFFNGAFFRASNGDDDYDLTMKHSREFLTKHGFLGEK from the coding sequence ATGAAACGATTGCTGATGCTGTTCATCTGTGCTGCGTTGCAGGTTGCGACGAACGCAGATGAATTGAGACCAGACCGCGAGCTTCTTTACAAAACGGTTGACGAGGTTGGTCTGAAATTACATGTGTTTGAACCTGCGGATCTAAAGCCGTCGGATCAACGATCTGCAATCGTTTTCTTTTTCGGAGGCGGCTGGAGCGGCGGTGACCCCAAACAGTTTTATCAGCATGCTCGTGAGCTGGCCGACCAAGGGATGGTAGCCTTTTCCGCAGAGTACCGTGTGAAGAGCCGGAATCAGACCTCGCCGTTTGAATGTGTGAAGGACGGAAAGTCAGCGATCCGTTGGGTGCGAGAACATGCCGCCGAATTGGGTGTTGACCCAAACCGTATTGTAGCGTCAGGCGGTTCGGCTGGCGGCCATGTGGCAATCTGTACCGGTGTGATTGAAGGCTGCGAGGAAGCGGGCGAAAATCTTGAAGTCCATTCGCGTCCCAACCTGATGATCGCATTCAATCCGGTGCTCGATACCACCGCGAAAGGCTTTGGCGTTCAGAGGTTCAAACCCGAACAGCAAACCGATTTATCGCCCTGCCATCATGTCCACAAAGGCATCGCCCCGACGATCTTGTTCCACGGAACGAAAGACACCACGGTGCCGTTTGAAAATGCGGAACGGTTCGCTAAGCTGATGAACGACGCGGGCAACGTGTGTGTGCTTGTACCCTTCGAGGGAAAATCCCACGGTTTTTTCAATGGGGCGTTCTTCCGCGCAAGCAATGGAGACGACGACTATGACCTGACCATGAAACACAGCCGCGAATTTCTGACCAAGCACGGTTTTCTTGGCGAGAAATGA
- a CDS encoding sulfatase family protein gives MKYLLLAVCFCSFLSAVARAQSARPNVIVIFTDDQGYGDVSALNPDAKFETPNMDRLAREGIIFSNGHSADSVCTPSRYSLLTGRYPWRTTRKQGVLGAEAKCMIVDGRATLATLFKENGYHTGMVGKWHLGMDFPGTEKDRDWSKPIQDMPLDKGFDYFYGVPASLNYGVLAWFEGRYAKVPPTVYTNKKKNPRHMDYRIMPPYETEPGISNDPTRTVKRNFEVAPDFIDNQCLTRFTDKAIEWMGGKVADAKDGKPFFLYLPFTSPHYPVCPLPEFHGKGDAGAYGEFVIETDYHIGRVLEFLKTSGIDENTLVVFSSDNGPEKSWTQRLKDFGHDSRGGLREGKRSVYEGGQRVPFIVRWPAGIKQPGRRWEKVVCQTDLLATFAELLGANLPDNAGEDSHSFAPVLLDPNADYQRVPFVSHDSSDFRYAITEGNWKLILPSGRKSAELYDLASDRAETTNVASSHPEKVQELTKKMNVLIASGRSTIGAAQPNDTGYWKDLTWMTQQEYDELAN, from the coding sequence ATGAAATACCTCCTCCTTGCCGTATGCTTTTGCTCATTCCTATCGGCGGTAGCCAGGGCACAATCCGCCCGACCCAACGTGATCGTGATCTTCACGGATGACCAAGGCTATGGCGATGTCAGTGCATTGAATCCTGACGCAAAATTCGAGACGCCAAACATGGATCGTCTCGCCAGGGAAGGGATCATCTTCAGTAACGGGCATAGCGCCGATTCGGTCTGCACGCCAAGTCGCTATAGCTTACTGACCGGTCGCTATCCGTGGCGAACGACTCGCAAGCAGGGCGTGCTGGGGGCGGAAGCGAAATGCATGATTGTGGATGGCCGCGCCACGTTGGCGACGTTGTTTAAGGAGAACGGTTACCATACGGGGATGGTCGGCAAGTGGCATCTGGGTATGGATTTTCCAGGCACGGAAAAGGACCGGGACTGGTCAAAGCCGATCCAGGACATGCCGCTCGATAAAGGCTTTGACTATTTCTACGGCGTTCCCGCGTCGCTCAACTATGGAGTCCTGGCCTGGTTTGAGGGGCGATATGCCAAGGTGCCGCCGACGGTTTATACGAATAAGAAGAAAAATCCTCGGCATATGGATTACCGAATCATGCCTCCTTACGAAACAGAGCCGGGCATCTCGAACGATCCAACCCGTACCGTGAAACGGAACTTCGAGGTTGCACCGGACTTCATTGACAACCAATGCTTGACCCGCTTCACCGATAAAGCGATTGAGTGGATGGGCGGAAAGGTGGCCGACGCAAAAGATGGTAAACCATTCTTTCTCTATCTGCCGTTCACTTCACCGCACTATCCCGTTTGCCCGCTGCCCGAATTTCACGGTAAAGGCGATGCAGGTGCGTACGGTGAATTCGTGATCGAAACGGACTATCATATCGGTCGAGTTCTTGAGTTCTTGAAGACATCGGGGATCGATGAAAACACGCTCGTCGTATTCTCCAGCGACAACGGTCCGGAAAAATCGTGGACACAGCGTCTCAAAGACTTTGGTCACGACAGTCGTGGCGGTTTACGTGAGGGGAAACGTTCCGTCTATGAGGGTGGTCAACGGGTGCCGTTCATCGTGCGTTGGCCTGCGGGGATCAAACAACCAGGGCGGCGCTGGGAGAAAGTCGTCTGCCAAACCGATCTGCTGGCAACATTTGCCGAGTTGCTCGGTGCGAACCTTCCGGACAACGCGGGTGAAGACAGCCATAGTTTCGCTCCCGTCCTGCTAGACCCTAATGCGGACTACCAGCGAGTCCCTTTTGTTAGCCACGACAGCAGCGACTTCCGGTATGCGATCACGGAGGGAAATTGGAAGCTCATCCTACCATCTGGCAGAAAGTCTGCCGAGTTGTATGACTTGGCGTCCGATCGCGCCGAAACGACGAACGTGGCGTCTAGCCATCCCGAAAAGGTTCAGGAACTGACGAAAAAGATGAACGTTCTCATCGCCTCCGGCCGGAGCACCATCGGTGCTGCCCAACCGAACGACACGGGCTACTGGAAGGACCTGACCTGGATGACGCAACAGGAATACGACGAGCTTGCGAATTGA
- a CDS encoding DUF1559 domain-containing protein encodes MRSILKRRRRGKSYGFTLVELLVVIAIIGVLVGLLLPAVQAAREAARRMSCSNNFKQIGLAIHNYHSAYKQLPIHGAGTQSGTANIWVDRNSSSNRRLSFLVGLTPFMEQQALWEQISNPSIVRTDGDTSAVRGVVGNPWPAMGPTPEEINYIPWFTNVQTLRCPSDPGVGLPALGRTNYVACLGDSSFNGRDGALYVRSGGTNPYSETTDFAEASGAKDRGMFQPHNVTRFRGVKDGLSNTIAAGEIATDLGDRDTRTIARKKGNAYSVRNNPSYCLDDTDPQRPLFWEDSYSYGDGLYEDVQGRGFRWADYLPNFGCFYTVLPPNSETCGISGTSSTLGTATSRHQGGAHVLMGDGAVKFITDSIQAGNRNARMVSAGGTGLYAPGSKSPYGLWGALGTRASREVIDENF; translated from the coding sequence ATGCGATCTATTCTAAAGAGGCGACGTCGAGGCAAGTCGTACGGTTTCACGCTGGTGGAACTACTCGTTGTCATTGCAATCATTGGTGTATTGGTCGGGTTGCTTTTGCCTGCGGTTCAGGCGGCGCGAGAAGCGGCGAGGCGAATGAGCTGCAGCAACAACTTCAAGCAGATCGGTTTGGCAATCCACAACTATCACTCTGCATACAAACAACTTCCGATCCATGGGGCTGGAACCCAATCCGGCACAGCAAATATCTGGGTAGATCGGAACTCTTCGTCGAATCGCCGCCTAAGCTTCCTCGTGGGGCTCACGCCATTTATGGAGCAGCAGGCGCTTTGGGAGCAGATTTCCAATCCGAGCATCGTACGCACGGATGGAGATACATCGGCAGTTCGCGGTGTTGTAGGAAACCCGTGGCCTGCAATGGGGCCGACTCCCGAAGAAATCAATTACATCCCGTGGTTCACCAATGTCCAAACACTGCGCTGTCCGAGTGACCCCGGCGTTGGTTTGCCAGCGTTGGGACGCACCAATTATGTAGCCTGCTTGGGCGATTCCTCTTTTAATGGACGCGACGGAGCTCTTTATGTTCGAAGTGGTGGGACAAATCCCTACAGTGAAACGACAGATTTTGCCGAAGCGTCCGGCGCCAAGGACCGTGGGATGTTCCAGCCCCATAACGTGACGAGGTTTCGAGGCGTGAAAGATGGTCTCTCTAACACGATCGCGGCGGGTGAAATCGCGACGGACTTGGGTGACCGTGACACACGAACAATCGCGCGTAAAAAGGGTAATGCCTACAGCGTCCGAAACAATCCGTCTTACTGTTTGGACGACACCGATCCGCAACGCCCGCTATTCTGGGAGGATTCGTATAGCTACGGAGATGGGCTTTATGAGGACGTTCAAGGCCGCGGTTTCCGCTGGGCAGATTATCTGCCAAACTTTGGTTGCTTCTACACGGTATTGCCACCGAATTCGGAAACCTGTGGAATCAGCGGCACGAGCAGCACTTTAGGCACAGCTACGAGTAGGCACCAAGGCGGTGCCCACGTTTTGATGGGCGACGGTGCTGTGAAGTTTATCACGGACTCGATCCAAGCGGGTAATCGAAACGCTCGAATGGTCTCCGCAGGTGGTACCGGCCTCTATGCTCCCGGTTCCAAGAGCCCCTATGGGCTTTGGGGAGCTCTCGGTACTCGGGCTTCCAGAGAAGTCATTGACGAAAACTTTTAG